From one Gracilibacillus salinarum genomic stretch:
- a CDS encoding VUT family protein, with translation MLRVFLYLISIVTANVVTAAFMPLQIGIFLIPMGTLFIGATFIFRDLVQNKYGRGKTYAFILTALILSAFVSFLLGDTLMIVAASALSFILSESADTEIYTRLKLPIAWRVFYSGLAGGFLDSVVFVLIGLSPIGAGMLPWEAVPAAILGQIIAKTMIQLLGALVLNQVYLVKQKRVAVE, from the coding sequence ATGTTAAGAGTATTTTTATATTTAATTTCCATTGTCACTGCCAATGTGGTCACAGCGGCTTTTATGCCATTACAAATAGGGATTTTCCTTATTCCGATGGGGACGCTTTTTATTGGGGCAACCTTCATTTTTCGTGATTTGGTACAAAATAAATATGGACGTGGCAAAACCTATGCCTTCATTCTGACAGCACTGATTTTATCAGCATTCGTTTCCTTTTTACTCGGGGATACCTTGATGATCGTGGCAGCATCCGCACTTTCCTTTATCCTGTCCGAATCCGCCGATACCGAAATATACACCCGTCTAAAACTGCCAATCGCCTGGCGCGTTTTTTACAGTGGATTAGCGGGAGGTTTTCTCGACTCTGTCGTCTTCGTGCTTATCGGTTTAAGCCCAATCGGAGCAGGCATGTTGCCATGGGAAGCCGTACCAGCCGCGATCCTGGGACAGATCATCGCAAAAACGATGATCCAGCTGCTTGGTGCATTGGTGTTGAATCAGGTCTATCTGGTGAAACAAAAACGAGTAGCGGTAGAATAA
- a CDS encoding YjzC family protein — protein MTDAQRFKTGEKAPEAGIYKVEKLTSDYQSEDYFNDTTIELAEGETFPPAPAEDESAWWVRVPQE, from the coding sequence TTGACAGACGCGCAACGTTTTAAAACAGGAGAAAAAGCACCTGAAGCAGGCATATACAAAGTTGAAAAATTAACAAGTGATTATCAAAGTGAGGATTACTTCAACGATACCACGATCGAATTAGCAGAAGGGGAAACATTTCCACCTGCACCTGCCGAGGATGAAAGTGCCTGGTGGGTTCGAGTTCCACAAGAATAG